A window of Deltaproteobacteria bacterium genomic DNA:
TACCTTCTCTTACTGGTTGGATGTGTGAGAATCTCGTGCGATGACAATTTCAACGCGACGATTATTGGCACGTCCCTCTGCACTGGTGTTGTCGGCGATAGGATGCCCCTCACCAAGCCCATGAGCCTGGATGCGATCGGATTGGTAACCGCGCTGCACGAAATATTTGCGTACTGCATCTGCCCTACGTTGTGATAGATCAAGGTTGTAATTGAAAAAACCCTGTGGGCAAAAGCACAGCTCGTTACTAGCAACAGACTCCCCGCGATGCATAGATACTTTCTCACTGAATGCAACCTCGATTCTTTCATTGA
This region includes:
- a CDS encoding OmpA family protein; its protein translation is MHRGESVASNELCFCPQGFFNYNLDLSQRRADAVRKYFVQRGYQSDRIQAHGLGEGHPIADNTSAEGRANNRRVEIVIARDSHTSNQ